ATGCtacgacggcatcaaccttGACGTGCTGCAATCGATGCGTGCCGGCTCTTCCTACCTCACAGATCCGGAGCTGGTAGCGAAGCGCAAGGAGcgggcctactccttcatccagtatGCCGATGTGCATACATTTGCGGAGGGCCCAACCTCTGAAGCAGACGCCGAGATGAccgaaggggaagaggaagaggctgCAGCCGAGGAAGATGCTATGGAGTCGGCCTCCACCGGAAATGTTGCGCCGAGTTCCGGCGCCAACCCCTTCATCTCCTCTTAGCTTAGTCACTAGAAAACTTCAGAATTTAGATCTCCGGAATGCCGGGTGCAAATGTAAACGGAATACTTTTGCCTGTAAGACCTCTTGCTTTTAATTCAATTAAGTCTTTTGCTTATCGAATTCCcgaccgagtccccgagtttagttttcttttagtgaaattttacaacttcggttcttttgtctcCCTTGTCGGCGctcgacgtatgaatcgcaaCGTCATAAAACCACTCTCTCGAAAAAAGTAACTCGAAGAATTCGCTCAGCAATAACCGAGTTAAAAAGAAATGCCGAATTAAGATAGCATGTATCTCGGATCGCGTTTTTGCTTGTTTCCGTAGCCATCTTTCATGTGCTCGGTTATTTTACACccatctctagcttgccatgaagccgggttgcggacagcagTGAAGTCATAGAAGGGATTTGTCAataccgacacactactagaTTAACGTAAGATTACGCAAttaagccatgccgacatacaaaagGAAATTGCAAGAAAGCAGTTAAATTTAAGTccccaagttttttttaagaacctGGCAGATAATTTCAATGTCTTAATTGAAACATTCAACATAAAGAAAAAAGCGATAAAAATACTCAGctttcaagtatagaacggacggaGCAACGCTacgttccatggcctcttggtttcctcgcctgaccggtccatcctgttcgccttAAGATCTTGTGTATCTATAAGATAATAAGAATCATTGTGGagtgctttgctcacaatgaaaggtccttcccatggggtgataatttgtgcatgccggctgtgcgctgcacaagccggaggacaagatctccttcccggaatactcgcgggctgacctttcggctgtgacaacgccttaggtgctgttgatagatggctgaccgagatagagccagttcccgtgcttcttcgagcaggtcaaCATcgttttctcgggcctcttttacctcggcctccgtatacatggttactcgtggagagttatgttcaatgtcggctggtaagacagcttctaccccgtatacgaggaaaaatggcgtgtagcctgtagagcgagtgggagtcgtcctgagactccacaGCATAGCCGGAAGTTCACCCAGCCAGCATCCCGGAGTGCGCTCCAACAGTTCGATTAGCcggggttttatgccggccaaGACCATGCCATTTGCTCTTTCCACTTGCCCATTAGACTGAGGATGTGCTACAGAAGCAACATCCAatcggattttcttttcagcacaGAATCGCGCGAAAGGCCCCTCCGCGAAGTTCGTTCCATTGTCCGTGATGATACTATGCGGGTACCCATATCTTAATATGATATCCTTCAGAAATGATACCGTAGTCTTACCGTCACACTTCTTTATCGGTTTGACTTCGATCCATTTCgtgaacttgtcgaccataactaggatatgcgtcatgcctcctcgcgctcgcttgAACGGTCCTACCATATCCAAGCACAAGACAACaaacggccaagtgattgggatGGTTTTGAGTTCGGATGCTGGCATATGGATCTTGCTGGCATACCTCTGGCAGCCATTGCACTTCCTGACTATGTCTTCCGCTTCCTGTAGCGCACTCGGCCAATAGAAACCATGTCGGAAAGCTTTGCCCACTAGCGTTCTCGAAGACGCGTGATGCCCACACTCTCCTTGATGAATATCCCGAAGTATTTCTTGCCCTTCTTTCGGCTCGACGCACCGCTGTACGTCGTTAGTGACGCTCCTCTTGTAAAGCTCACCATTGATGATAGTGTACGCCTTCACTCTTCTCTGGATTTGCCTTGCCAACACCTCTTCTTCCGGGAgattcccatctttgaggtaagacACTATCGGTTGCGCCCATGCAGGCACAGGACGAGTGGTGAAGATTGGCTCATCCGGctcgtctatctccattggttCAACTGCCATTGCTTccgccgagttagggcactcagtccccgggttaccgGAACCGTTGCCACCGTCAATGTCCATGGGAGTGGCGCCGGCCTCTGAACTCGCCGGGATAAATATAGACTCCGATTCTGGCGATGGTTTGATAGATGGCCTGCGTAAATGCTCTAGTGCTACCCCCGCCGGAATGGCTTGTCGCGTTGAACCGAGTTTCGATAACGTGTCAGCTGCTTCATTTTCCGCCCAAGGTATGTGGTGAAACTCATATCCTTCAAAatggccactgatcttctgGATATGGAACCGGTATAGCGCCatgttggcatccaatgcGTCCCAGTTGCCGAAAGCTTGCTGGACGACTAGATCGGAATCACCAAAACATTGAATCCGGCGAACTCCAATttcctttgccattttcagACCGTGCACCAGCGCTtcatactcggcaacattgttAGATGCTGCAAAGTGAATCTGCAATACGTACCTGAGCTGATCTCGCTTGGGCGAAgtcagaactatgccggcacctAGCctgcttttcatcttagagccatcaaaatgcatcttccagtaaTTGGTTTCCGAGGGCGATGGCTCAtattccatctcggcccaatccaccaaagcctgagatttcacggcatctcgtctgtcgtactgcagcgcATAGGGTGCCAACTTGACAGCCCATTTTGCGACTCGGCCACTTGcgtctttgttactcatgatttccgagacacgtgcctcacatataactcggatctgatgtgcctcaaagtaGTGCTTTaacttctttgccgccatataaatGTCGTACGCCATTTTCTGATAATGGGGATAGTTCTGCTTGGACGATGATAGCACCTCGCTTAAGTAATATACCGGTCTTTGCACCAATTTTCCttcttcatctctttccaccacaATGACGGCACTGACAACCTGGTTGGTTGCTGAGATGTATAATAACatcggctccttctccattggAGAGGCCAATATCGGTGTTGTAGCAATCATTTTCTTCAACTCCTGGAAAGCTAGGTCTGGCTGtggcgtccacacaaatttgtcggctttcttcatcagctggtataagggcatagccttttcaccGAGCCGACTCACGAAACGACTTAGCGACGCTAGGCATCCCGTGAATTTCggcacatctttgaggcactttgacagtttcattctttctatagcggcaattttcacatggttcgtttctattCCTCGGCTTGGTATCAGGAACCCGAGCAACTTTCCTGCCgacacaccgaatgtgcacttggccgggttcagtttcattcggaacctccgcagatttgcgaatgtttcccggatatcatctAGAAGCGTGGCGCTCtgtttggtttttatgacaaCATCGTCCACATATACCTGTAcgtttttgccgagttgatcgtgcaagcacttctgcatgcacctttgataGGTAGCTTCTgcgtttctcaaaccaaacggcatagtgcgatagcaataagcctcgaacggggtgataaacgatgtctttatttgataaTTAGGGTTCAATGGTATCTGAtaaaaccagagtacgcatccacaaaagacaacaactcacacccggcagtggaatcaatcacttgatcgatccaaGGTAACGGAAATGGGTttttgggacatgccttgtttaggctggtgtagtcgatacacatgcgccatactttggcagcagttgggtcgtctttcttcttttcgaccatgaccgggtttgctagccagtcgggatgcaacacttccatgataaagctgGCAGTTAGAAGCCGGTATACTTCTTCtgatatgactttccttctgtcatccgcgaagcgtcgaaggggttgtttcaccggtcttgcgtctggtctgacatgtaaCGAGTGCTCAGctaactccctcggcacacctggcaggtcttgagttgaccatgcgaagatatcccgattctcacggaggaagctgctgagctcgccttcctatttctcccctaggccggcaccaatgatgacagtgcggtccgggaactcgctgtcgacctgtaccttctttgtctctttggctgcctgaaaagccACATTTCCATGAGGATTGGTCATTGCCGGCAGACCGACTTGTGCCGCTTGCGCCatcgcaacagcttcttgtaatttcttcttctcgccagcgatgactagcgactcggccaaagcagacccgGCTGCTGCACATTCCATTGAGCGTTTGTAGTTGCCCGTGatagttatggtaccatttggtcccggcatcttcatttTCAAATAACCAATGTGAATAgtagccatgaacttggcgagtgTCGGCCTTCCCAATAGTGCATGGTACggactgctaaggtccaccacgtcgaacactaggTTCTCGGTCCaacagttctccctggtgccgaatagGACGTCCACCCGGATCTTGCCTACCAGGGAACAAGACACTCCTGGCAtaataccatgaaaggtagtctggctaggctcaagcatgttatctataatgccgagcttaagcatcgtgtcccgatataggatattgatgctgctcccattgtcaatgagaacccgagtgaacttgacgttaatgtcgggcccaATGAGCGTCGGATCGACCACCAGGGCATATCCACCAGGGTTGGGCATAACTTTGGGATGGTCTGCCCGGTTCTAGTTGACCTCCTGCTCCAACCAATACATGAACTTTGAAACTGCCGGCATAACAGCACTGACTTCCATttctcgcctgcgctgactttgcttgtcagtgggctcagtgatgaaaatcatgtagctctggtgagGCTCCTTGTACACGTTTCTCCCGGCATACCCTGggatttcttgtccttccACCTGATTGACCgcattgtttgcctgagggGGTCCTTGGACCTGTGCGTTTGCGCCTGTgaggggtggaggtgggggtAAATGGCTTGCCTCGCCGTTCTCGGCCCGTTGCATCCAGCTGCACTGTCGGGTTGTGTGATTTgccggcttgttggggttagtcgtgtggaaacgacaaggctgatccaacatTACTTAGAAGGTATACTTCAGCTTATCTTGCTAGggtttcttttgttctcccttcttgacccactgctgatttccCGTCTTCTGACGCTGGTTGGAACCGACATCAGGTCGATCCTGAATCGCAGCGACATGGGTTGGCCCATATCGGTAATCCTGCCGGTCATCCCTTCTTTTGTTgcggtgatcttgatgatcattcctccGGAAAACCCcagcaggattgtatgtcggctgctccctttgtggttctgccggcatcagcaATGACTGAGTCGGATCACCAAGCGCGTACATGTCGGCGATCCTGATCATCTCCGACAGAGTGGCTGGCATCTCTCTTTGTATCTtctgccacaacatgctgccgTGCCGACATCCTTGGGCGaaccacgctatggcttgTGATTCTACTATCCCCTCACAAGAgttgcggagattgttccatcttgtcaggtaatcccggtcagtctcgttgtctctttgcttgcacatggacaactgttgaggacgatttggcctcttgtaagtgctggtgaagttgctgacaaaagcttcTTCAAAATCAATCCAGCTGTTGATGCTGCTCTCCGGCAAgttgttcagccatatccttgccggtCCTACAAGCATCTGGGGAACGTAACGCACTGCCCATCTGCGATTACCACCTGCCACGCTTACTGCcatgacatagtcttccagccaatcttccggcttagtactGCCGTCATACATTCTCGTgcccctgggcagctggaaacccaGGGTTGGTCTTCCCTCGTGATCCGATGTGCGAAACAACGTGGTCCCGGAAGGCCTTGCTCCTCCAGAAGCTCGGATAGATAAATTCTATCAAGCCGGTGTCGAGCATCCAGGGGTGAAACCTGCCTGTTCCCAATTCGGCCTCCGAGCGGATCGAGATTGTCAcgctctcgcctgatataaccctcgtcagccatggccgagtatccgtCATTGTAACGGTCATaacggcgatcttcacctcgatacatGGGGTCGCAcccgacaccctgctgtcccgcagcagtattgggtgccggatcTTGCGATCGGTGCCCCCGATCATATGAGTTACGCTCCTGTTGATCTCGGCGGTTGCCACCGGGATGCAGACCACTTtggctgtcatcaaccctTCTGACCATTTGTTTCTCGGCCAGCGCCGGGCCATAGCGTTCCAACTGCTTATTCCGGCCAGAGTTAACGcttttgtcccgtttgccaccaggtgagGACGCTTGTTTGTCAACCCGGCCACCAACGTCTGCGGCCGAATGAATGACCTGTGATGCACCAGGTTTACCgtgcattctcatgtatgcctcattctgctcattTGCTGTTTGTAGCAACTCTTTTacgcgcagctgctgctgccgaagtgcctctcccgtaagattcggcaactcttcggccgcagcctcggcagccCTGAGATTTTTGGCTGGGGTATTGTACTTCGGCTTaagtgccgaggcaaaacttaCCGACACAGCTGAcacacccctgccatctcttgccatctcggcattcaagttcttgccatGGTTGCGCACCTCTCCCACTCTGCTAGGTTAGTAAGCGCagtagaactaagaccatGAGCTCTGTTATACTCACGAAGCGAGATCTCGAGCTGTCGCCGAGCGCTGGCGACGTTGACTGCCTCCTTTAGCAACTTCTGCCTCTCCAACTCtaactccgcctgcagctgggtCGGGTTAGCGTTCGACGTTACCGGCGCAGTTAACAgctcgatggaggcctgaAGCTGGGTCGGCTTGAGCagcgatgttctccggcttctccaggggAGCTTCGCCGTTCTGCCTGATTTGGTTGGGACTGCGCCACTTCCCGCAGCGTCCCTTCCAGCATCTGCGCCATGAGCcatcaccatgacctccactcggtcagcggggcagtcgacatgTCGGCCACGAGCCGTGCGGAGGGCAGGAGGGTCTTCagccatcaccacctgctctgggtacctgcaagggctgtcagtagcaacatagacctcgtgcatgccgaagttgatgaagcggcctgcgcagggaagcggaacgttgttgaagcagcccgcgttgttgtcgatgaaacctagagagccgaatctctggaccaaaccggagaccacgcgctctccgatgacgaggaagcttcccgtccggatgaaaactccagccagcgccgctgttggccccacggtgggcgtcaactgtcgtggtggtgtcacggcagatgccataagatggcttaacttggggccgatggacgatggaggaaccggaggagggaggacgtgaagacaCGTACAATTCACACGAGAACACaccgatttacccaggttcggagccctcttgtcgaggtaagactcctactcctgcttcgttgtattagccgagatagacaagctctacaatggtgctccttgagctgtattcttgaggaagaagaagaaggaaggggaaaaccctagaatgctctcttctctccctccctacaaaggggtaaggttctatttataggtcGCACATGGTACATTGCCATGTGGGCCGACTCTAACGTCACCATCCTTGGGCTCCACTGTGCACGCGACTCGATTCCCTCCAAGCAGCGCCGCAGGGGACAAGGCAACTTTACTATTCCTGCCAGCCGGCAgcgggtacagctatcctctgccggcttccgtcatagattctctttcggtgttTCTTtagcgtggtcacctgacatCGGCATGCAGGCGCTGACCGCTTTCCCTGGGGtgatgatggcgctgctttTCTTTCACCGCGTgatcaggataagaccgttgagggatCTTGGCAGCTGTCGAGACCAACATGCTCATCCTTATCTTGCAAACTCACAAGATAAAAGAACTAAGCCGGCATACGCCCAGGATGCCAGCTCATTGCTAGTTTGACTTTATGATGCCGGCGTACATTGCCGTGCCGGCTTTCcctccgttatctcggctagagttgtgttgCCATGACCCTATCCGAGGTCATCCCCTGACAGTACCTCCATGAGGATGCTTCCGGTGCCAGGCGTAAAAAAATTCGATGCCCGACAAAT
The Brachypodium distachyon strain Bd21 chromosome 2, Brachypodium_distachyon_v3.0, whole genome shotgun sequence genome window above contains:
- the LOC112271007 gene encoding uncharacterized protein LOC112271007, which gives rise to MPFGLRNAEATYQRCMQKCLHDQLGKNVQVYVDDVVIKTKQSATLLDDIRETFANLRRFRMKLNPAKCTFGVSAGKLLGFLIPSRGIETNHVKIAAIERMKLSKCLKDVPKFTGCLASLSRFVSRLGEKAMPLYQLMKKADKFVWTPQPDLAFQELKKMIATTPILASPMEKEPMLLYISATNQVVSAVIVVERDEEGKLVQRPVYYLSEVLSSSKQNYPHYQKMAYDIYMAAKKLKHYFEAHQIRVICEARVSEIMSNKDASGRVAKWAVKLAPYALQYDRRDAVKSQALVDWAEMEYEPSPSETNYWKMHFDGSKMKSRLGAGIVLTSPKRDQLRYVLQIHFAASNNVAEYEALVHGLKMAKEIGVRRIQCFGDSDLVVQQAFGNWDALDANMALYRFHIQKISGHFEGYEFHHIPWAENEAADTLSKLGSTRQAIPAGVALEHLRRPSIKPSPESESIFIPASSEAGATPMDIDGGNGSGNPGTECPNSAEAMAVEPMEIDEPDEPIFTTRPVPAWAQPIVSYLKDGNLPEEEVLARQIQRRVKAYTIINGELYKRSVTNDVQRCVEPKEGQEILRDIHQGECGHHASSRTLVGKAFRHGFYWPSALQEAEDIVRKCNGCQRYASKIHMPASELKTIPITWPFVVLCLDMVGPFKRARGGMTHILVMVDKFTKWIEVKPIKKCDGKTTVSFLKDIILRYGYPHSIITDNGTNFAEGPFARFCAEKKIRLDVASVAHPQSNGQVERANGMVLAGIKPRLIELLERTPGCWLGELPAMLWSLRTTPTRSTGYTPFFLVYGVEAVLPADIEHNS